GTCGCGAGCGCCGACGTGTTGATCATCAGTGGGCGGGCTTGGTATGAGTTGCGGTGCAGGGCCGACTTCGTGGCGGCCTTCATCCGCGATTCGTGCTGCTCGACCGGCTCGGGAACCTGGTTGCGCTTCTTCTTGCTCACTGGTGGCTCCTGGTCAGTCCGGAGGGCTCACAGGTGGGTTGGGCTGGACTTGGACGACTCCCGCCCAGTCCCTCGCATCCGCGCGGAGAGACGAGATGGGCGTGGTCTGGGCGGGATCGACCCGATCCAGGCCGGGCTACGGCTGCTGAAAGAACTTGTTCTCGTCGCGCATCGTTCGACCGCGGCCGCTGTTGGGCTCCACGCGGTCCTGGTAGAGCGCCCAGAACTTCTTGCCGGAGTTTCCGAACAGCTGCATCACCACGAGCAAGGGCTCGCCGGTGAGGTAGAAGTCCTGCAACGAGCGCGGGTCCATCCGCTCCTGCACGTCCATGCGGCTAGCGAGAACGGTGACGGACTCGGCGCCTGCTCGGAATGCCTTAACCAGACCAAGAAGGAGGTGCATCCAGTCCTGGTAGTCCTCGGGGGTGAAGTCCGCCAGCTCGTTGAATGCCTTCTCCAGCTGAGCGGCCGGGTTGCGTTGCGCCATGACGATTCCTCCACGGGCTGTTGTGGCAGGCACGGCCGAACTGGCCGTACGGGTGGGTCGAGGAGACTGGGACTGCGAGACCGTCGAGATCGACGGCTTGGTGGTTCGGGCTGGGACGCCGCCGTCCCGGCTCGGTGGCGACAGCACGATCGGTTTGGGCTCGTTCGCGCTGTCGAGGGGCCGGGGAAGCCGGCGTGCTGTGACCGTTTGCGGGGGCAGCACGTGGCCACCGCGGTGGCCACGGCCCGGCCGGTCGAGGCCACGGCCGCGGCGGTCAGCCTTGCCCTGTGGTCGACGCTGGTCACGTTCGCGACGACGTTGCTCGCGTTCGGTCTTAGCGATCACCCGCTGGGCTTCGCGCATCGCGGCTTCCTCCGCGCGCTGCGCCCGCATCTGGTTCGAGGCAGGCTTCATGCCGGACAGCATCGAATTACGATGCTTCGGGGCGATCCGGATCGCGCCAGCCAGCAACGCTTTCGCCCTGCGGTCACGGCCCTTCTCATAGGCTTTGGTATGCGCGCGATCGAGCGACCCGGCCACCCAGGACCGCATTTTCGTGATCCTGAGCCCGTTCTTGGCGCGAGCGCGCACAGCTTTGCGGTTCGCCTTCCGTGCCAGGACTACGGATCGCTGGTAGGCGGCACCGCCGTAGACCTTGCCGTAGGCGTGGGCGGCGCGGGCGGTGTGGCCAGCAACCTTCCTGACATGGGGGGCGGCGTACTTCACGGCCCGCTTGGTGTGGCGGGCAGTCCAGCGGGTCGTGAGGTAGGCGCCGGCGACCGTGACGGCCGCGCCGCCGGCCGTGACACGGCCGACGTAGACCAGGCCGCGGCCGGCGACGCGGAGCTTGTAGCGCTTGCCCTTCTTGACCGGCTTGCGCTTCCGGTAGATCAGCCGACCAGCCTGGCGAGCCCGGTGGCGCATGTCCTTGGCCCACTCGCCGATCTCCTGCTCGACGGCGACGAAACGGCCGTCGAGCTTGTATCGGTCGGAACGCCGCGCACCGAGGTGCTGAGTCGGCGCTGGCCGGGGTGGAGGTGCCGGGCGGCCGGCCACTCGGCGACCACGGGAATAGTTGGCCTTTGGCATCACAGCATCACCGAGAACCCACCAACGACGAGGGCAACGAAGAGAACGGCGAGCAGCACGCGGCCGAGCCGCTTCGGATCGTTGAGCGCCACAGCTGAGTGCGCCGCCAGCCACGCGATGGCATTCAGCACCACCGACGCCGCGGTCACCGGGGCTGCGTAGCCGCAGTACAGGACCTTCAGCGGGGTGAACGGGAGGTTGTTGGCACGCTCGGTGTGCAGCGTGACGGTCTCGGTCAGAGATCCCGGTCGGCGCGAGTGGCGAGGATCGTTGAGCAGCGCGGACAGTTTCGCCGTAGTCCAGGACGCACCGTTGAGCGTCACCCCGACCACGGTCATCGGAGTCGCGTACAGCGAGTACAGGAAGCGGCCGGCGGGAGACTCCATCGCGTGGGCGCGGATGCGGTGATCGGCGACCGCCTCGCGCAGGGGCGAGGGTGCGATGGCGACGTAGTCGCCGGGGGTCCAGTGCGCGGCGTCCATGAGGTGGCTGCGCCGGTCGGCGTTTTCGGCCTCGGGCCGTGTCTTCGCCTTGGCTTTTGCCTTGGCCTTCGCCGGTGCTTCGGGCCCTTCCTTCGGCTCATCGGTGTTAGCCGAGGTGGGCTTCGAGTTGGTTTTGGTCTTACCCGCCGCGGCGGGTAAGACCTGCTCCGTGTCGTTGTCGGCCACCGCGGTGGTGGGACGCTGGTTCGGCGTAGCCCACTGACCGGAGGCGACCATGCGCGCGTAGTCCGCCGTCGTCATCTCGTCGTCGTCGACGTCGAGGGTGGACGGTCGCGCCGTGGTGACGGTCATGACGTTCTCCCTGCTTGCCGTTCCAGGTCACCTTGTGTGGCCTGGGTTGTGCTGTTCGGTTGTGGGGGCCGTTGCTCCCGGCGGAGCCACCAACCAGTTCGGGTTGGTGGCGACCCGCAAACAACGGACGCTGTTGAGTCGTTGGTGGAAGCAGCCGGTCGAGCTCTGTGCTGGTGGGGTGTTGTCGCCCGACCGGCTGCTGGCTTCAGGGCTATTCCTCGATGCCGCGCTCGATGCGCATGAACCCGACTACGTTCTGGGCGTCGGGCATCCCGGCGGCGCCTTGCAGCTCGGCGAGCGTCTTGCGGACACCGTTCGCGGACGGCAGCCGGGTCTTCTCGTCGAGCTGGCCCCGGTAGGAACCGTCCTTGATGGCCAGTTCGACGTGGCGCTTCTGCCGGGCGAGCTTGGCCAGGACCGGCGGCAGCGACCCTGACGAGACGCCCAGCTCGGCGTCAGACTTGGCGTTGAGAATCCGCTGACCGAATCCCACGGCGAGCTTCGGCACCAGGCTCAGGGAAATCACGATCGCGGCGGGGACGGCGAACCAGGCGACTCCGGACAGTTCGCCGAGCAGGAGGTGCGGCAGCACGTTGATGAGGACCGAGGCCAGGAGCAGGCCGGCCTTGATGCTGCCGAATTCCGTCTGGTCGCCATCAAAGTCCGCCTTGCGGAACCACGTCTCCTTCACGGTTCGGACCGAGCCGCCGGGGGTGGCCGCTTCGTAGAGCAGGATCGCCACCAGCGGGAGCGTGAACAGCGGCTCGAAGCCGTACAGCGCGCCGGTGAGGAGCACGTCGCCGGTGACGTTCCACAGCCGCGACCACGCTTCTTGGGACTGGATCGCGCCGATGAGCACGGCGACGACCGCCGGGGCGGCGGCCAGGGCGAGGGCAACGCGACGAACGCGGACCTGGGACGCCAGGTAGGCGACCGGGTTGGTCATCCGCTTGAGCAGGGCGCGGGCCTTGCTGGCGTCCAGCTCGTCCCGCAGGGTCTGTGCGGCGAGCCTATTCTCGACGTCCAACTCGGCGCGAGCACGGCTTACCACCGCCGCGTTGCGTTCACGCTCGACCTCAAGCATGTCGGTCCGGAATTCGCGGCAGACCTCGCGCTTTGCCTCGATCTCGTCGGCGTTCTTCGCGGTGAAGAGTTCGTCGACGTCCTGCCGCTCGACGACGCTGGTGGCGCTGGCGATCGCCTTGTCGAGCTGTTCAGCGGTGAGCAGGCCCAGATCGAGGTCCGGCGCGGTGCTGACCGCTTGGGCGGAGTTGCCCGCCGGGTTGGTCTGGGCGGGGAGGGCGCCGACCGGCAGCTCGTCGGGCAACACGTGCCCGTTCCGGGGCCGTTCATCGAGGGCAGTCATCGCGTATTTCTCCTGTTCACCGGCTTCTGGGTGGCATCGGGGGAGTGCGACAGGTCAGGTCCCGATGGAGAGGTGACCGACCGAGTCCCAGACGTCGTAGATGCGCTGCTCGACCTCGTCGGACCACTCCCGGTTGTCGGTCGCGCGCGCCAGGCGGCCCTCGATCTCCAGCTGAGACAGCTGCTCCATGTAGAGCGCGCCGAACTCGGCGAGCAGGGCGGGGACCTCTCGGTCTGCTGCACGCAGGTCACGGATGGTCGGTTCGCTGCGCCAGTCCTGGCAGGTGCCGCTGGCCATAGCCAGAAGCTCGGGAGCGGTCGGGTCCACGGAGCTCGGCCGGGACGGCCGCGGCTTCCAGGAGCGAGCACCGCTGGCCTGGGCGTTCCCCGAGCTGATGATGCTGGTCATCTGGGTTCTTCCCTCCACTCTCGCATCGTCATTACTATGCATACATCGCGTGACGCGATGTGTTTTGTGTAATAAACACCTCGCGGATAGTACCTGTCAACAGGTTGAGGTAGGTTTCTTGTACGAAACACAAGAAAGGGGCATCCAGGTGACCGAACCGCAGTACCGGCAGATCGCCGAGAAGCTGCGCGCCGACATCCGCGCTGGCAAGTGGGCGCCTGGTCAGCGGCTGCCTAGCCACGCCGAGCTCGCGGCGCTTTACAACGTGTCCGTCACTACGACCCGCGGCGCCGTTAGCGAGCTGGCGAAGGAGAACTTGGTGTTCACGGCGACGAGCCGGGGCACGATCGTCCGCAACCGTCAGATCCTCGACCACGTCGTGACAGATTCGATCCGCCCTGATCGCCCGCGGCGTTCCAGCGCGGACGTGTTCGTGGAGACGGCTGAGCGTGCCGGCCGCCAGGCTGAGAAGAAGTTCGAGATGCAGATCGTGCCAGCCACCCCGGAGGTCGCCGGCTGGCTCGGTATCGAGCCGAACTCGTGGGTGGTGGCACGCAGTCTCATCCAGTCCCTCGACGGCGAGCCCTGGTCCTGGGAGATCAGCCACTTCCCGAGGGATCTAGCGGAGGCCACCGGGATCGACTCCCCGCAGGACATTCCCGGTGGCACGATGCAGCGACTCAGGGAGCGCGGCTATCAGGAGACCTCGTTCGTGCACCTGGAGCACGCCCGGCCTGCCTCCAGGGAGGAAGCTGAGCGTCTGGCTGTCCCCATCGGGACCTGGATCACCGACTTCGTGCGGATCGCCAGCACCGGTGAGCGGATCACACGGGCCACGCGCCGGCGGTTCGCCGCCGACCGGAACCGAATCATTCACGAACTCGGCGACGAACAGGGGCTCGCACTCATCCGCAACGCTCTGAACAGCGCGAACGACTCGGCGCGTGCCCATTGACCGTGACGATCCGCCCCGCCACGCCGGACGAGGTGCCGCTCATCGTGCGATGGCGGCAAGAGGCCGCGGACTGGCTGGCGACCAAGGGAACTGACCAATGGTCGGACGCCGGCCTGTCGGTGGAAGCGTTCGTCGACCGCGTGCGGCAGTCGATCGCCGCGGGCGAGACCTGGATCGCCGACGTCGACGGCGTCCCGGCCGCAACGATCGCCATCGACGAGTGGGCCAATCCGGGTCTGTGGACCGCCTCTGAACTGCACGAATCCGTCATGGTGCACCGCATGATCACCGATCCGGCGTTCCGGGGACGCGGCCTGGGCAAGGTGTTGCTCGACCACGCCGATAGCATCGCCCAGCAACGCAGCAAGCGCTACGTGCGGCTGGATGCCTGGACCACGAACACCGATCTGCACGACTACTACGAGCACCTGGGGTTCCGCCCGGTGCGGATCGTGCCGGAGTTCAGGACTCGCTCGGCCGCCCTATTCGAGCGCCCGGTGCACGCCGAAGTGCCCGCTGGCGGTACGGACGGCGAAGCGTAGTCCGACCGCGCCCGTTCGCAGGGCCGGCAAATCGGACGCCGATACCCCCGAATAACCCCGTTTGAACAGGGAAAACGACCTCGGAGCACCCTTCAGCTGGTCCCGTTGGCGATGGTGACGAGATTTTGTCACCCGGTCGCGGCCGGACGGCCGCGGCCCGGCCTCGCGGTGCGGGAGTTGGCGTCCATGTCGCCCCCGCGGGCCGGGTGTGGCGCGGTTCGACGAGCCGAACGTCTGCCCGCACTGCACACGCAGCCAGGTGTTCACGTCGACGAGTCGGCGCCAGCCGTGACCAACGATGGGGCAAATCCGGCAATTCACCCCATTTATCAGGCCGAGGCAGGGTTCAGGGCGCGTCATCATGCCTGTGAACAGGGGAAACAGTGATGTGTCGCCTTGATGCTCGATGCGTTGCCCTGCGGGAGACACCCGGCGGGAGCTCGACGGGGTCGCACGGGAGGCGCAAGCCGGGCTGGTACGCCAGAAGTCGTTCGCCGGCGGGATGGAGTGGTCACCTTCCCACCGACGAACGGGATTTCCTGACGGTTGCTGCCGCTGCGGCGCACGGTGGCCGTCGCCGAGCGAGCTCACGAGCCTTTGTCGGGCGCGAATACGCCGCGTCCTGGGCCTGCGATGGCCGTCATGCGGGCTTCGCGAGCGTCAGTATGGCTCTGAACAGGGGGTTCAGCCGATTCGTGCGAGGCGGTGGCCGGGCACCTTGCCGTAGCGGGCGATCTCTTCGGCGGTGCGCTGAACTCGCTGCCAGTTGTTCATGAGCAGCGTTCGGGCGGCCTTCTCGGCATCGGCGAGGGTGTAGGTGGTGTACTGCTGGATCTCCATAATGATCTCCAGGTCGCCGCCCGTTCCACGAACTCCGGGTGCGGCGAGCCGCTTGGCCTTGCCCGTGCTGTGACCCCATTCGTCGTAGAGCATCTGCTCGGCGACGGTGCCGGCGATCGTGCAGATCATGTCGGCCTCGTACGGGATCTGTCCGGTCTTGGGCAGGGTGTAGCCGCTTCCGTCGGAGAAGAAGCCGGGGACGGTGATCGTGACGTGCTTCAGCGCGACGCCGTGTTCGAGGAACGCGACGGTGTGGCCGGCCTCGTGGAAGGAGCACACCCGGATGCGCTCGTAGTCGGTGTTCATCGTGGTCTCCGTTCGATGCGTGGTGACGGTGTTTGCGCTGTTCAGGCGTGCGTGTCGGCCCAGTGTTGAAGGACATCCCGGACGGTCGAGTCGGCCCCGTAGTCGGAGGCGAGGACCGTGACCTGGTGGGCACGATAGAGGGCGTGGATCGCGGTGCGATGGCACTCCATGAAGTGAAACCGCAGGTCGCGGCGGGACAAGTGGGTTCCGAATCCGGTGGTGACGACCCAGTGGTCGTCAGCGCGGTACCGGGTGACGTCCACCCAGGCGCCTCGTGGCCGGAACGGCCGGCGGGGCTCGGCGTAGTGGATCACCACCAGCCCGGCCGCGTTTGCGCTGTTCACGAGATCCTCGGAAGTGTCGGCGTCGACGAGCCTGTCGACGGCCGCTCGCTGCGACCAGGGCCGGCCGTTGTAGCCGAGCTGCGGCTCGTGGCGGGCTGTGAGCACATGGTCAGGTAGCCCGCACGGTTC
The Prauserella marina DNA segment above includes these coding regions:
- a CDS encoding GntR family transcriptional regulator, which codes for MTEPQYRQIAEKLRADIRAGKWAPGQRLPSHAELAALYNVSVTTTRGAVSELAKENLVFTATSRGTIVRNRQILDHVVTDSIRPDRPRRSSADVFVETAERAGRQAEKKFEMQIVPATPEVAGWLGIEPNSWVVARSLIQSLDGEPWSWEISHFPRDLAEATGIDSPQDIPGGTMQRLRERGYQETSFVHLEHARPASREEAERLAVPIGTWITDFVRIASTGERITRATRRRFAADRNRIIHELGDEQGLALIRNALNSANDSARAH
- a CDS encoding GNAT family N-acetyltransferase; protein product: MTIRPATPDEVPLIVRWRQEAADWLATKGTDQWSDAGLSVEAFVDRVRQSIAAGETWIADVDGVPAATIAIDEWANPGLWTASELHESVMVHRMITDPAFRGRGLGKVLLDHADSIAQQRSKRYVRLDAWTTNTDLHDYYEHLGFRPVRIVPEFRTRSAALFERPVHAEVPAGGTDGEA